The following proteins are co-located in the Hevea brasiliensis isolate MT/VB/25A 57/8 chromosome 11, ASM3005281v1, whole genome shotgun sequence genome:
- the LOC110640310 gene encoding uncharacterized protein LOC110640310 isoform X1, translating into MSRFLMFGNIKRVARSIILSQKNSQSELRKYGAVVTVGLHLPHYRFYAHHRFPSRGHSSIGFCGVKDDVCRNCFSRKYSIVSASNAVTHHAQLAWKRVFRKGSASDHTFPHISKIAQAISLALTRSHLVVPGVFAVTCGQVAWAQRTLAETDYYPLPNSLYMRAQDGRAYVFSLVLAIVEGFVLLVRALYLGILFSPSLIMAPFADSCGPKFRKMWLQVVHRTLEKAGPAFIKWGQWAATRPDLFARDLCTKLSELHTKAPEHSFAYTRKTIERAFGRKLSEIFEGFEEVPVASGSIAQVHRASLRFRYPGQKLAKPTIVAVKVRHPGVGESIRRDFEIINLVAKMSKFIPTLNWLRLDESVQQFAVFMMSQVDLAREAAHLSRFIYNFRRWKDVSFPKPVYPLVHPAVLVETYEQGECVSHYVDEIEGHNRIKSALAHIGTHALLKMLLVDNFIHADMHPGNILVRVSEKKSSRKGLFKSKPHVIFLDVGMTAELSKSDRVNLIEFFKAVALRDGRTAAECTLRLSKQQNCPDPKAFIEEVEEAFTFWGTPEGDLIHPAECMQELLEKVRHHKVNIDGNVCTVMVTTLVLEGWQRKLDPGYNVMHTLQTLLLRADWAKSLSYTIDGLMAP; encoded by the exons ATGTCCAG ATTTTTGATGTTTGGAAATATAAAGAGAGTTGCAAGGTCGATCATTTTGAGCCAGAAAAATAGCCAATCTGAATTGAGGAAGTATGGGGCGGTAGTTACAGTTGGCTTACATTTACCCCATTACAGATTCTATGCACATCATAGATTTCCTAGTAGAGGGCATTCGTCTATTGGATTCTGTGGTGTCAAGGATGATGTATGCCGGAATTGTTTTTCTAGGAAGTACTCTATTGTGTCGGCAAGTAATGCAGTAACACATCATGCCCAACTTGCTTGGAAAAGGGTTTTCAGAAAAGGTTCTGCCAGTGACCATACTTTCCCCCACATAAGCAAGATTGCTCAAGCAATCAGCTTGGCTTTGACACGATCACACCTAGTTGTCCCTGGTGTGTTTGCAGTCACTTGTGGGCAGGTGGCATGGGCACAGAGAACACTGGCAGAAACAGACTACTACCCATTACCAAATTCTTTGTACATGCGTGCCCAAGATGGGCGTGCTTATGTATTCTCATTGGTGCTAGCCATTGTGGAAGGTTTTGTTTTGCTAGTGAGAGCTCTCTATTTGGGAATTTTGTTCTCACCTAGCTTAATAATGGCACCATTTGCGGATTCTTGTGGACCAAAATTTAGGAAAATGTGGCTTCAGGTTGTTCATCGCACCCTGGAAAAAGCAGGTCCAGCATTCATAAAATGGGGTCAATGGGCAGCAACGCGGCCAGATTTATTTgctagagatttgtgcacaaaacTTTCAGAGCTACACACCAAAGCTCCTGAACATAGCTTTGCTTACACAAGAAAAACTATTGAAAGAGCATTTGGCCGGAAGCTTTCTGAGATTTTTGAGGGTTTTGAAGAGGTGCCTGTTGCATCTGGAAGTATTGCTCAAGTGCATCGAGCCTCTTTGAGGTTTCGGTACCCTGGTCAAAAACTGGCAAAGCCTACAATAGTTGCTGTAAAAGTCAGGCATCCTGGCGTTGGTGAATCAATTCGGAGAGATTTTGAGATAATCAACTTAGTAGCTAAAATGTCAAAGTTCATTCCTACTTTGAACTGGTTGAGGTTGGATGAGAGCGTCCAGCAGTTTGCGGTTTTCATGATGTCTCAAGTTGACCTTGCTAGGGAAGCTGCACATTTGAGCCGCTTTATTTATAATTTCCGAAGATGGAAGGATGTTTCTTTTCCAAAGCCTGTATACCCGCTTGTGCATCCTGCTGTTTTGGTGGAAACCTATGAGCAAGGGGAATGTGTCTCACACTATGTTGACGAAATTGAAGGACACAATCGGATTAAATCTGCACTTGCTCACATTGGGACTCATGCACTTctgaaaatgcttttg GTGGACAACTTTATTCATGCAGACATGCATCCTGGAAATATCCTTGTTCGGGTGTCCGAAAAGAAGTCTTCTCGGAAAGGGCTCTTTAAATCAAAGCCCCATGTCATTTTCCTTGATGTAGGTATGACTGCTGAACTTTCCAAGAGTGATCGAGTAAATTTAATTGAGTTTTTTAAGGCTGTAGCCCTTCGAGATGGCCGCACTGCAGCAGAGTGCACACTGAGATTATCAAAGCAACAAAATTGCCCAGATCCAAAAGCTTTTATTGAG GAAGTGGAAGAGGCATTCACCTTTTGGGGTACTCCAGAGGGTGATCTAATTCATCCTGCTGAGTGcatgcaagaattacttgagaaAGTCAGGCATCATAAAGTCAACATTGATGGCAATGTTTGCACCGTGATGGTCACAACTTTAGTTCTTGAG GGCTGGCAGCGGA
- the LOC110640308 gene encoding protein MOTHER of FT and TFL1 yields the protein MARSLEPLVVGKVIGDVLDMYNPVAEFTVRYGSKQIANGWEIKPSVAAEMPHVQIMGSRFSSDLYTMVMVDPDAPSPSEPKWREWLHWIVVDIPEGSDATKGHELVPYMGPQPPTGIHRYVFALFKQKAALMGRSRPPGGRGNFSTRQFAAQHGFGLPVAAVYFNSQKEPAVKKR from the exons ATGGCTCGGTCCCTTGAGCCACTGGTGGTTGGGAAAGTGATCGGAGATGTTCTTGACATGTACAATCCGGTTGCTGAGTTCACTGTGCGTTATGGATCGAAACAAATCGCTAATGGCTGGGAAATCAAGCCCTCTGTTGCTGCCGAAATGCCCCATGTGCAGATCATGGGTTCTCGTTTCTCCTCTGATCTCTATACCATG GTTATGGTTGATCCTGATGCCCCAAGTCCTAGTGAACCAAAATGGAGAGAATGGCTCCACTg GATTGTCGTAGATATCCCAGAAGGATCCGATGCCACCAAAG GACATGAATTGGTGCCATACATGGGACCTCAGCCTCCCACCGGTATTCACCGGTACGTGTTTGCTCTGTTCAAGCAGAAAGCTGCATTGATGGGAAGGAGTCGACCTCCAGGTGGGCGTGGCAACTTCAGCACCCGCCAATTTGCTGCTCAACATGGATTTGGGCTTCCAGTTGCTGCTGTGTATTTTAACTCGCAGAAGGAACCGGCTGTTAAAAAACGTTGA
- the LOC110640306 gene encoding transcription factor MYB102: protein MGRAPCCDKNGLKKGPWTPEEDQKLIDYIQKHGYGNWRTLPKNAGLQRCGKSCRLRWTNYLRPDIKRGRFSFEEEETIIQLHSILGNKWSAIAARLPGRTDNEIKNYWNTHIRKRLLRMGIDPVTHSPRLDLLDLSSILSSSLYNSSQMNISRLLGVQPMFHPELLRLATSIISSQRENQNFVSQNSQENQLCNLQDQNQYQPIVQANQFQSPVQEMPTCSALTTPFVPFSNETQLMDANITDLSSQNSQMNHQEWQSDDGMASNLTDYMTQLPSYNNYYASDQTAIMDPSSETTSTFISNNSNQNFSFASVLSTPSSSPAPCINGSSSTEDERESYCSNMLKFEIPYILNVM from the exons ATGGGGAGAGCACCGTGTTGTGACAAAAATGGACTCAAGAAAGGACCTTGGACCCCGGAAGAGGATCAGAAGCTGATTGATTATATCCAGAAACATGGATATGGCAACTGGAGGACACTGCCAAAGAATGCTG GTCTGCAAAGGTGTGGAAAGAGTTGCCGTCTTCGTTGGACTAACTACCTGCGACCCGATATCAAGAGAGGTCGATTTTCTTTCGAAGAGGAGGAGACAATAATTCAGCTACATAGTATATTAGGAAACAA GTGGTCTGCAATAGCTGCTCGCTTGCCCGGAAGAACAGATAATGAAATCAAGAACTACTGGAACACCCACATTAGGAAAAGACTTCTCAGAATGGGAATCGATCCTGTGACTCATAGTCCTAGACTTGATCTACTTGACCTCTCCTCAATCCTAAGTTCATCCCTTTACAACTCCTCTCAAATGAACATTTCAAGGTTGCTCGGAGTCCAGCCCATGTTTCACCCAGAACTTCTCCGCTTAGCCACATCTATCATATCATCTCAACGTGAAAATCAGAACTTTGTTTCCCAAAATAGTCAAGAAAACCAGCTGTGTAATCTCCAAGACCAAAACCAATACCAGCCAATAGTGCAAGCTAATCAATTTCAAAGCCCAGTTCAAGAAATGCCGACTTGCTCCGCATTGACTACTCCATTTGTTCCTTTCTCTAATGAAACACAACTGATGGACGCAAACATCACCGACTTGAgttctcaaaattctcaaatgaatCACCAGGAATGGCAAAGCGATGATGGGATGGCTTCAAATTTAACAGACTATATGACCCAGCTACCAAGTTACAACAACTATTATGCGTCAGATCAAACGGCTATCATGGACCCATCATCGGAGACCACTTCAACTTTCATTTCCAATAACAGCAACCAAAATTTCAGTTTCGCGTCAGTTTTATCGACGCCTTCTTCAAGTCCAGCACCATGCATCAATGGCAGCAGCAGCACCGAAGATGAGAGGGAAAGCTATTGCAGCAACATGTTGAAATTTGAAATCCCATATATTTTGAATGTCATGTAA
- the LOC110640310 gene encoding uncharacterized protein LOC110640310 isoform X2 produces the protein MSRFLMFGNIKRVARSIILSQKNSQSELRKYGAVVTVGLHLPHYRFYAHHRFPSRGHSSIGFCGVKDDVCRNCFSRKYSIVSASNAVTHHAQLAWKRVFRKGSASDHTFPHISKIAQAISLALTRSHLVVPGVFAVTCGQVAWAQRTLAETDYYPLPNSLYMRAQDGRAYVFSLVLAIVEGFVLLVRALYLGILFSPSLIMAPFADSCGPKFRKMWLQVVHRTLEKAGPAFIKWGQWAATRPDLFARDLCTKLSELHTKAPEHSFAYTRKTIERAFGRKLSEIFEGFEEVPVASGSIAQVHRASLRFRYPGQKLAKPTIVAVKVRHPGVGESIRRDFEIINLVAKMSKFIPTLNWLRLDESVQQFAVFMMSQVDLAREAAHLSRFIYNFRRWKDVSFPKPVYPLVHPAVLVETYEQGECVSHYVDEIEGHNRIKSALAHIGTHALLKMLLVDNFIHADMHPGNILVRVSEKKSSRKGLFKSKPHVIFLDVALRDGRTAAECTLRLSKQQNCPDPKAFIEEVEEAFTFWGTPEGDLIHPAECMQELLEKVRHHKVNIDGNVCTVMVTTLVLEGWQRKLDPGYNVMHTLQTLLLRADWAKSLSYTIDGLMAP, from the exons ATGTCCAG ATTTTTGATGTTTGGAAATATAAAGAGAGTTGCAAGGTCGATCATTTTGAGCCAGAAAAATAGCCAATCTGAATTGAGGAAGTATGGGGCGGTAGTTACAGTTGGCTTACATTTACCCCATTACAGATTCTATGCACATCATAGATTTCCTAGTAGAGGGCATTCGTCTATTGGATTCTGTGGTGTCAAGGATGATGTATGCCGGAATTGTTTTTCTAGGAAGTACTCTATTGTGTCGGCAAGTAATGCAGTAACACATCATGCCCAACTTGCTTGGAAAAGGGTTTTCAGAAAAGGTTCTGCCAGTGACCATACTTTCCCCCACATAAGCAAGATTGCTCAAGCAATCAGCTTGGCTTTGACACGATCACACCTAGTTGTCCCTGGTGTGTTTGCAGTCACTTGTGGGCAGGTGGCATGGGCACAGAGAACACTGGCAGAAACAGACTACTACCCATTACCAAATTCTTTGTACATGCGTGCCCAAGATGGGCGTGCTTATGTATTCTCATTGGTGCTAGCCATTGTGGAAGGTTTTGTTTTGCTAGTGAGAGCTCTCTATTTGGGAATTTTGTTCTCACCTAGCTTAATAATGGCACCATTTGCGGATTCTTGTGGACCAAAATTTAGGAAAATGTGGCTTCAGGTTGTTCATCGCACCCTGGAAAAAGCAGGTCCAGCATTCATAAAATGGGGTCAATGGGCAGCAACGCGGCCAGATTTATTTgctagagatttgtgcacaaaacTTTCAGAGCTACACACCAAAGCTCCTGAACATAGCTTTGCTTACACAAGAAAAACTATTGAAAGAGCATTTGGCCGGAAGCTTTCTGAGATTTTTGAGGGTTTTGAAGAGGTGCCTGTTGCATCTGGAAGTATTGCTCAAGTGCATCGAGCCTCTTTGAGGTTTCGGTACCCTGGTCAAAAACTGGCAAAGCCTACAATAGTTGCTGTAAAAGTCAGGCATCCTGGCGTTGGTGAATCAATTCGGAGAGATTTTGAGATAATCAACTTAGTAGCTAAAATGTCAAAGTTCATTCCTACTTTGAACTGGTTGAGGTTGGATGAGAGCGTCCAGCAGTTTGCGGTTTTCATGATGTCTCAAGTTGACCTTGCTAGGGAAGCTGCACATTTGAGCCGCTTTATTTATAATTTCCGAAGATGGAAGGATGTTTCTTTTCCAAAGCCTGTATACCCGCTTGTGCATCCTGCTGTTTTGGTGGAAACCTATGAGCAAGGGGAATGTGTCTCACACTATGTTGACGAAATTGAAGGACACAATCGGATTAAATCTGCACTTGCTCACATTGGGACTCATGCACTTctgaaaatgcttttg GTGGACAACTTTATTCATGCAGACATGCATCCTGGAAATATCCTTGTTCGGGTGTCCGAAAAGAAGTCTTCTCGGAAAGGGCTCTTTAAATCAAAGCCCCATGTCATTTTCCTTGATGTAG CCCTTCGAGATGGCCGCACTGCAGCAGAGTGCACACTGAGATTATCAAAGCAACAAAATTGCCCAGATCCAAAAGCTTTTATTGAG GAAGTGGAAGAGGCATTCACCTTTTGGGGTACTCCAGAGGGTGATCTAATTCATCCTGCTGAGTGcatgcaagaattacttgagaaAGTCAGGCATCATAAAGTCAACATTGATGGCAATGTTTGCACCGTGATGGTCACAACTTTAGTTCTTGAG GGCTGGCAGCGGA